The genome window GCTCAAGAAAAAGGTCAAGGCCGCTCTCGCCGCCGGTCTCAAGGTGATCTACTGCGTGGGCGAACTGCTCGCCGAACGGGAAGCCAACCAGACCGAGCTGGTCCTGCGCCGCCAGATCCGGGAGGTCCTCGGGGTAGACGTCACTCTGGACTCAGTGGTCATCGCCTACGAGCCGGTTTGGGCGATCGGCACGGGTAAGACGGCCACACCAGCCCAGGCCCAGGAAGCCCATGCCTTCATTCGCGGCGAGATCGCCAGTCTGTATAATAGTACCGTCGCCGGCAAGCTGATTATTCAGTACGGCGGTAGCGTCAAGGCAAGCAACGCCCAGGAACTGATGGGCCAGCCCGACGTGGACGGGGCTCTGGTCGGCGGCGCAAGCCTCAAGGCCGAGGAATTCCTCGGGATCATCAACGGCGGGATCGCCGCTCAGGCTGGCGGAAAGTGATTTCAAAGACCGTCCCCGCCAAGGGGACCCAGGAAGGATAACTCGAGATGCAGATTCTGGCTTCAGGGACCACGTGGGTGCACCTGCTCGTCACGACCATGTTCGTGGGCATCTGTACTCTGCTGATCATCGTCGTCCTGCTCCAGAAGGGCCGGGGCGGCGGACTGGCCGGGGCCTTCGGCGGTGCGGGCGGCCACAGCGCGTTCGGCGCCAAGACCGGCGACGTGTTCACCTGGATCACCGTCGGCTTGACCGCAGCCTTCATCCTGGCGTCGATTCTCGGCAACTACTACTTCGTCCCCGTCACCGGAGCGTCCGTGACCACGCCGGTCGTGGCCCCCGTCGGGGCGCCGCAGGACAGCGGCGATGCGTCGGACGAGGCGGCACCAGCCGAGAA of Phycisphaerae bacterium contains these proteins:
- a CDS encoding triose-phosphate isomerase, with amino-acid sequence MRRKYVAGNWKMNLNLADAKALVKGIQAGLPAKPGIDVGVFPPSVYLKSVAEVLPPSIIMGAQNCYFEAGGAFTGEVAPQMLKDVGCTWVIIGHSERRHILGETGEVLKKKVKAALAAGLKVIYCVGELLAEREANQTELVLRRQIREVLGVDVTLDSVVIAYEPVWAIGTGKTATPAQAQEAHAFIRGEIASLYNSTVAGKLIIQYGGSVKASNAQELMGQPDVDGALVGGASLKAEEFLGIINGGIAAQAGGK
- the secG gene encoding preprotein translocase subunit SecG, which translates into the protein MQILASGTTWVHLLVTTMFVGICTLLIIVVLLQKGRGGGLAGAFGGAGGHSAFGAKTGDVFTWITVGLTAAFILASILGNYYFVPVTGASVTTPVVAPVGAPQDSGDASDEAAPAEKTPTTQPG